GAGCGTGTAGACAGTGATACTGGGTATGTGGTTGGTGATGGAAGAAGAGTAACAAGATTTACGAAGGCACCAGAAAAAGCAATACTGTGTAGCTTGCAATAATGCATGCTATGAAAAGTGTCtgcaataataaataaagaaagcaCCAGAAAAAGCAATAGCGTGTAGTAgcataaaaagaagaaatataataGTTTGTCGGTCCATTCACTTTCCGTCAACAATGACTTCTTTTGAAGTGCACCTTCCTGCTATTTGCATTGCACTTTCTACCTATTTTCCTTTAagatatttacatttattacaTTACAACATATTCAAATTGCTAACAGCACTCCCGCCTTTGTCCTATATGCAGCTTggatcaaattattaaatatatatccTAACAATCTCTCATCActaatatatatcatattaaaaaataagatagaaaAACTTATTAGTATACcaaatatgttaattaatttatttttgttaatttgtaaGCTCAactaaattcattcaaaactgAACAAAAAAAACGGGTATActcaattgaaattaaatagtGTATTAATCAACGTAAactttagaatttaaaaaaaaaaattgttcattttaacttaaatccaaaatctatgattaaaaaaataagaaagctATATCAATCGAGAcatactatttatattaaaataatatatttaacttaaattacttaaaaataataaatctaaatactctatgtaaaaaaataaaatcgatTACCAAcattatatatcatttataaataatcattcatttctttttctaacatgtttttgttgtcaatatagtttaaatatataatatttgattgtATCATATtcagtaattttttataatataaaaaataaataggtaATTTATTTCAGACAATaaacttgataatttttttgaaagataATTCACTATGAAGACACCATactaataaaaagtaaatttaattcaaataagatacagaaataatttttaacaaaaaaaaaaacttaaaacgatatttttatatatattttttttatgtattgtttaattttgttatttttactgAAGAGACTTAGACttagttgaatttttttaacagAAGACATAGACAATGAAATGTCTCCTTGATATGTTAATCATTTTACCGAACACAATGCAAATCATTGTcaactcattttttattattcttaacgTGACGTgcattcatcaaattttaatccATAACATATGTTACAAACTCTATAGTAATAAATAATGCAATatgattcttatttttttccaaTTCAATGTGAGATCATACTTATTTAAATTAACCTTTCCTTAACTCATTAacacatacaaattaaatttaatatattaaatttaataaaattttgacaaattttCAGATTGATATCCAAAGTGAGCAATATGtatctaaaaaataaacttaaacaGTTTGAATTGAAATTACTCCAATTTTTAGATTACTTTGTATGTATTaacaaattatatgaaaaataattttcaaagaATGTCTAACCATACAATTTAAGACTAATGATTAATGTTTAACCACTTTTactaaaattgaaatgaaaactAAGATTTACTCGAAGTAtacatcaataaaatatttattttaaataaaattagcaaAATAAATACAAGCCAAAAATTAACTAACCTTTATATTTAGGTAAATTCAGTCCTACACATATCAATGgttatttagaaataaaaagcaATAGTGTGTAGCTTGCAATGGCATAATGCATAGTATGAAAAGTGGCTGAAAAAGCAATAGCGTGTAGCTGGCAATAGCAtataaagaagaaatataatCGTTTATTGCTCATTCACTTTCCTTCAACAATGACTACTTTTAGccctttttctttaaatacagcAACATCGtgatatgatataatattttatttgaatatcaaataaatgtaaatgatatcattatttatttactaaaagtttaaacgaaaaataaatacaaattttaatgaattatttttgtttattgaatttttacaaaatttgtatgattatttgtttatatatataactgtcATTCTATAAAACAATTCCATTTATATACTCAACCAAACCTTTTCTTAATTTCAACTCTGATCGAATAAGAATTTTCTCTTCcagtttcaatttctttttacgCATATAAGTACTGGTATTGCGTTATTTTTCTGAGTTAGGGTTTTCTGCAAacaatttttacattatttttgttattattatatatgaatgttcaataaataaaaataatgtgttttttgttccaatagtttttttattccatttatATCAGAGTTTACAGCAATATAAATGGAAGAGGAGTACTAAGATCAAGAAAAAACTAAGCACCAGAAAAAGTGTAGCTTGCAACAatgcatttaaatttaaattatatatcactattttattagttttaaattaaatttattataaataatcacataaattgaggtaaaaaattataaaaaagttgttaagaaaatattttctattaatatttcattGGTCCATTGACTTTGCGTCAACAATGACTACTTTTGAAGTGCTTAACGTGAGGAGGGTGGCACCTTACTGCTACGCATGCACCTTTTTGCTTTAAGATATTTACGtttaggataatgatattttaacaatattttttttgacaacattttaatactgtttacgtgtcattctgtgattggtccaaaattatttcaaaattaataataatagtcaTAAACACTAATATAGACCGatcacagaatgacacataAACAgtgtaaaaatattgtaaaaaaaatattatcaaaatatcattatccttacATTTATTACATTACAAGATATTCCAATTACCTTGTCTTATATGTGTTAAATACGCGTTGTCCTGCTGCTTGgatcaaattattaaatgaatatcCTGACAATTTCTCATCactaatatatcattaaaaaataagatacaaAAACTTTTTAGTATACcaaatatgttaatttatttattttggttaattTGTAAGCTCAACTAAATTCATTCAAAGctgaaccaaaaaaaaaacgGGTATActcaattgaaattaaaaataataaattttctatagAAAGTATTATGGTAttctatgaatatttttaattctaagaAAATCTTATAATTTCCAGACTATATTGAGTTTTTAGACATTTTTCTTTGAATATAATAACATCATGACATGACATGATATTTAGACACAATGGTAATCAACAAGTTCAAAATGtaacaatattaaaacatatgtgaaaaacaaaaataaaaggaattttctataagaatatatttttgttttgaataagaAAGTGTTGACAGATTAAAACCTATGTGAAAAACAAATGCTTACACAGAAACAATTTTGAagatgaatatatataaattttataaaaaaagataattataattttttcaatccATTTTGACAAAACTACCTAACAATATCTCATCACTAATATATTGTACTGAAAAATAAGATGGAAAAACTTATTAATATactaaatattaattgttttcaaataaaaatatataaatgagaaaaTGATAATAAACGAACGACTGTTGTAGAGTTTCATAAACAAAATTCGTTTACAATGAATTCAcgtaaacaaatataaaaaatgagtttttcttATGTTATAAACATTGCCGATTATGAGCTTTAGCAAAAGTATTGTATTTTAATCCTAATTTTTAGGACGGATATAGTTTAACTATAAGTAAATTTATGTTTGGTGTGATATCCATTGACgtaaatttatgaaatattgtATTAATCAACGTAAactttagaattaaaaaaaaacgttCATTTTGACTTAAATCCAAAATctgattaaaagaaataaaaaagctATATCAATCTatatattctatttatattaaaataataattatttatttaacttaaattacttaaacaataataaatctaataactatctttatttatctaaaaaaatatagattaacGGCGTTATATATCATCTTTTTATCAATGATCTTTCATTTATTCTTAAACGTTTTTTTCTGTTCAATATAGTTTAAATATCCAATATTTGATTGTGTCATATTCATGTTGAATAGTTCTTGATAATacaaagataaagataaatagGTAATTACATATGTTATTAAATTtctaatacatttattttaaacaacaaacacgattaaaattttgaaagatgatTCACTAAGGAGATACGACAATACTAATTAGATATGAGTCCAATCTAAATAAATGATTGACATCATctttaacagaaaaaaaaagacaacaaatttataaagaatttttctattcaattttttcatctttactcaatgtgagacttagattCACTTGAATTTCTCAATAGAACACATGGACAATAAAATGTCCCCTTTATAGGTTATTCATTTTACCAAACACATTGCAAGTAGTCATAAACTCCTTTTTCATTATTCTTAATTTGACATGCATTCATTCAATTTTGATCCAATAATGCAACTCCATTATTATAACTAATGCAATACAAtcctcattttttttcaattgaaggTGGGATCCTATTCATTTAAGTTAATGTTTTTCTTGACTCGTTAACACATGCAAAATAAATCTATTAtcttaaatttgataaaattttgacaaaattttaCATTGGTCTTCAAAGTATATGGAAAATAACATTAAtgatttgaattgaaattaCTCTAATTTTAAGATTATACTTAATACACATGTATTAACAAACTATGAAaagtaatttttcaaaaaatgtgtaatcggacaattcaagatttagtataaaataattaatgtttaatatttttactaaatctGAAATGAAAACTAAGATTTATTCAATGTGTGCAGCTatacaatatttcttttaaataaaattagcaaaataaatacaaaccaacgattaactaaattttatatttaggtAAATATAGTCTACACATATCAATGcttatttagaaataaaaagtctcgtacaaactttttaaattttgtataaaataatggTCATACAGATAGAAGACATCCTAATAAGTAGTGatcttaaacaaatattttagaagtgcaaaaagaaattgtttaggtttttaaaaattcaaggatgaaaaatatatcaaatatactaaaattaaaagtaaatatttttatttatgtactaatttatgttatatgtaaaaaatatttaggagTAAGCATATAAGGAATCTTCACCattaataataatgtataaATCATCACACCAAaatatcatacaaataaaatgatcctttaaatttttgtaaatcaTCAAACATATGCTATaataagaaaattcaaatataacaaCTAAATATTGGGTTCCTTGACGTGCTAAAAAGGCAAGGGGCAATAGCGATAGGGATAGCAATAACGGTGGAAGGATGAAAAATCATCAAACTTTGTACTATGGTGGAGGTAACAAATTTGAACTCTTCACAGTTCACAACAATGACAACCATGATCAATAATTAgtgacataaaaaaaacataaaaacaatgttgttgtcaaaataaatacaaatgatATTGATTTGACGTTGGGGGGATCGAAACTCCAGTCATAGTCACTAAAAAGCTTGTAAGGAGATGTTAGATGACGGAGAAAAACAAATGCCATGAAATTGAATGCTTTCTATATATTGCAGCATTCTTTTAATGTTAAACCCTTCAGTAGCcctatggttttttttttctgttagaTGCTCGTTTTATCTAATTCTCCAATTTAGTTTTACAATTAAGCTCAGGTAGTTAAATTGAGTTAACggattaagtttttaataagtTGGTAGGTTGATGTGACTAGTATTTGAAACATgtcattcatataattttatatatagaatttgacaatttttaatatttttttttattatcattatttgactcgcaatttaaatattatttttaaattctatttattttatttttaataatatttttgtttctgcAACAAAGTCACTGTTGTTAAGTATGACTTCTCTTCATAGCAGTAAGGAACTCGAAGTTATTGTCATCAAGTCTAAAACGAGTCTAACCTAGTGTTCGCCATTACAAGCCACTTTTAAAGTAGAAACCACCACAAACAATCCCAATCCCCAAACAAAAACGCAACCAGATCAAAAAATAAGATTTCTCAAACCAGAATTCGAACCTTAAACATAATTTGAGAAACAAGAACATAACTCCTAAAAAGAatttccaaaccaaaaatctcaattttaagataataacaAAACCTAAATTCCCAATTCTggaaaccctaaaccccaaaattttcattttgtaacCATCAAGCATCACAATCGTGAATAGTAAAGGCAAAAGGAAACCCTAAATCGTCGGAACGCCACTACAACATTCACTCGCCACGAGAGGAGGAGAACTTATTGTCCGCAAGAGAGGAACTTAGATTTGGGGGAAATAAAATCTAAGTTGCGTGAATAGTGTATCAAGAAACTAATTTAGGGTTCACTTCCGATCCCATTCCCAATCCAACAACCCTAAATTCAGCAAATCCAGAGGCGCACTCCAATTGTTCCAAGCCTCTCCCAGAATGTTGAGATGGTGACATTAGAGTGTCTGGGGAAAGGGTTCGATATGACTAGTAATTTTCGGTTGAGGTTTGCAAAAGGGATTCGTGGAGAGAGGTTAGTGGTGCTTGATGAACATAACAAGAGGGATATCTTGATTCTTGGAACTAGAGGAGTTACCATTACGGCGTTCTCTTTTTGTTGCATATGTCTTAGTTGCTTAATCAGAAATCGACATTGTAAGGGAAAGTTCCTTTctgggtattttaataattttttttttaattatatattccaCGCATAAAGACGTAAGAATGCCACGTTTCAAAAAATGGCTACGACAAAATCCCCGCTCATCAAATATTTAACTCCGTTATTTTAACGAAGTTTAATtgacttaaatttttattttttaagattaaattgaaaagtaagataaaatgaaaatctAATTGAGAAAAACTCACTAAATGAGTTTAACCTTCTTTTGACAACTTGTCAATGATGCATTTGCGGATTATGCATGAACTAGCATATCTTATTAACAGAAAAGGTGATATGAGGCTTGGTGAACGTAAAACATTGGAGAGCTCCGATGATTTGTCTAGACAGAGTAGGATCCAAAAAGGTTATTGAAGCATGAGCAGTAAGCTTTGAAGAAGAAATCATTGGTGATGGTTGCGATTTAGCATCTTGGCTTTGGCTAGAGTTTGTTGGTGGCATTGTTTCGCGTGACcaaaatatcatcaacatacattAAAATTAGTAATATAGAACCCTAGTTTCTAAAACGTACAACACAGGGATTTAAGGATGTCACTTGAAATTAGAGCAATAATTAATCACTTTATTaccatttatgaaaaaaaatcttatatttcaatttatttttgttttccttttttcgTCACAATGTTTGCAAATAAtatgtgaaaaaataataatatgttaataatattttttttgaaaacattttaacattatatatatatatatatattattaatccaaaattattttacaataaataataataattaacaatatGTGCGAATCGCatgtgttaaaatgttgtcgtTACGAAGCATGGTTATCCTATGCAAAATTAGCATATGTGAAACGGGTTTTCTTCACTTCCTACAGCTGCAGTGGTATATAACGAATGACCTAAAAGTCCTCAAGTAGTAGCTGATGAGACATGGTTTTCAAATCCAGAGGGCTGTAAGGAAGTGAGAGAGTAGGTTGGAGTGATGAACGAGACGAGAGGTAAGGTAGTGTGCGTGACCGGAGCTTCTGGTTTCATTGCTTCATGGATCGTCAAATTCCTTCTTCAACGTGGTTACACAGTCAGAGCCACAGTTCGCGACAAAGGTCTGTTTCATTCACATTCCTAATCCCTAACCCTAATCCCTAACCCTAATCCCTAATCCGTGTCTCTTAATCGGTTATTGGCATCAATATGAATGGATGTGAATGGTATGGTTATGTAGGTAATCCGAAAAAGGTGTCGCACTTGGCTAACCTTGAGGGAGCAAAAGAGAGGCTGCATCTGTTTAAAGCGGATTTGTTAGAAGAAGGTTCGTTCGATTCCGTTGTCGAAGGTTGCCACGCTGTTTTTCATACTGCTTCACCTGTACGTTTCGTGGTCAACAATCCACAGGTACTAGTACTATTCCAAAAACAATTCAATGCTTGTTAGGTTTCTGAAACATTcgtaaaaaatttaattaaatcattttttttagtatgGTAGATTGGAGGATAGATTTATTGCATGTGATAATTGACTGACAGATATCCTTCGGCATTTCCTCTTGGAAGGAAATATTATGCTGAAGAGTTGTTCTTCTTGTTTCCTTTATTTTGACCTTTGTTTTCCTGTGTCAGGCTGAATTGATTGATCCTGCAGTGAAGGGAACTcttaatgttctcaaatcatgtGCAAAATCGCCATCTGTGAAGCGTGTTGTCTTAACTTCTTCTATTTCTGCAGTTGCATTTACTGGAAAACCAAAAAGTCCTGAAGTAGTTGTTGATGAGACATGGTTTTCAGATCCAGATTTCTGTAGGGAATCAGAGGTTTGTGTTATTTTGCTAAAATTTAGTTGAAATGAAATCCTGAAGCTCGTAAAGGTGGAATATATGATTTTGATGTAGTTTGTTGGGAACTGAGTGACATTTGTTTTTCTGTAAACAAAATTTATGTCTTACCTCTACATGTGAATAACACGAGTTATTGATCTGTATTAAGGAAGTTTATATGCTGACAATTGTACAGTTTTAGTTACATAATTAGGAGATTTAATGACATTCCATAATTAGGAAGTTTAATATGCTCACAATGTATTTTATACTTATTGTACAGGATCCTGAATTGTAGAGATAGATTATATCAATCATAACTTAGGATTTTCTGTTATTAATTCTTTGTATTCTATTTAAGAGCAATTGTTCCTCTGTGAATAATGAGAAACCGTTTTTCCGACACAACCACTGCTGCAGTAACTGACTCCACTTTGGCATCACCAGTAGTACTAGTGCATGTGCTACAGTAGTGGAAGAGATGAGCCATTAAACTGTTTCAAGTTTTAACATTATTCAACAAGTGTTTAGTACTGTCAATCTTGTACTCAGTAGATAATAGCTGTTAAGTTGTAAGTCAATCTCGAATATATTTGTTCCAATATTCTGTAAATTGTCTTCTAGAGTGTGTTACCATGCTTTCATATTTTCGtgcattttctattttttgtctTCAGTTCTGGTACACGCTTTCAAAGACCTTGGCCGAGGAAGCTGCCTGGAAATTTGTAAATGAAAACAACATTGACATGATTGTTATTAACCCAACAATGGTAGCAGGACCTCTCTTACAAGCAGAGATTAATGAAAGCGTTGAGCCAATTTTAAACCTAATAAACGGTAATTTGTATTTACTCTTGAAGTTATGCTGTATGAAAATTCTATTATCTCCTTTTCCTGCATTTAGAATTCTGACGTACACGTGTTCGAACTGAAATAGGAAAAAGGAAACAGAAAATATGCAAAGGCAAATATTATAAcgaattaataatataataactacAATTCTTAGTTAAACTTTATGTTTGAGGAATGAAAATGTTGCATTTAAATCATAACGAGTTAATGACATATTTTCATGCCTCCCTACTTATTAGCTCTGAATATGTTCTACCTTGACTAATTTCTACTGTTTAATGTCTATAAATGTTCACGAGACACACTAAATATTATCAAATgtgttttatgcttttattcGGTGTTTTATGTTATTAGATAAGATTAAGGTACCTAATGATAATTGAATCTTCTAATGCATTACTACTGCTGTAGCTTGGAGGATCGCTAGGTTTTGTACCCTTGGGGTTTGTGTGCGTTTGATGCTGTTTATAAGAGGGTCAAATATGGATTGATTCCTTTCAAGATTTCCTTTATCTCgcagaaaataaacaaacaaacttgGAGGCAGGGTATTTTGTTTGTGGGGACTAAGGGTTAGAATTATTGGGGACTTGCTCATCGTGATATTATGGGTGCCGGCGTTCAATTTGGTCAAGGTTAGAAATTAGGATACATTAAGCTTAAAATAACCCATGTTCATCTACTATAAGATAAATAGATCCACTTCGGAACTCATGTTTTGTCACCCTCAAGAAAGATAGATAAGCATCCTATTTCATTGATAAAGCTTGAGTCAGGATTAGTTTAGTAAAACATGCAATATGCTTAAGCCAAATACACTACATTGCAATAAAATAAGTGCGACTTCAGAACAAGTTGCATTCCTTTGAAGGGAGTATTGTGCCCTAAAGTTAATCATTGCAATAgattaatattttgattcttagaAGATTGTTTTAATATCAGTTTTTGTTTCCGTTAAGAATATATATTGCCTaagtttttatgaatttaattttcagAGAACTGAATTTTCTTGGGATAAATTTGAGAATGATGTAGTCTATTGATATAAGTAATGTTTtgaactaataaaataaacccTGACAAAATAAACTTTGGACcgatatatttacttttattatcaTTGAGTTGTTGGTTTATCATATGTATGgtgtttaatattaatatttggtgagaaaagagataaataaaaagtttgccAGACGCTAACTTTAACTCTGTAGTAAGATTTCGTTATCTTTTcgtatttatatttaacaacAGTGTAATTATACTGTTTAGTGCTTCCACAAAAGTTTTAAACTGGGAaactgtttttattatttgtcgTATAGGTGAGTAACTATCACATTGTTGAAACAAAATAAGCACAAAAGACTGGACCTTTTAAGTACCATCcaatctttttccttttttgttttcaagaaagaaaatggaaatgaaACTATTAAGATTAATATATGCTAATTAAGATGTGATGTTTACGTCTCTGGAGTAGTTTTCTTGCATTGGAGGCAAGAGTGCTTTCCTTTGAAAGTTCTTTCTCCTCAACCCATCCATCTTAGTATgcaatctttttttctttttatctaatGTCATTGTTTGGTTCATATCTTACGATAGTATTGAGTTTTACTATTTACTGATACATATCACTACACGGATCTTAATTGACTCTATCTTAGAGATACGATACATGAGTGAATCTTTGTATTTTGTATACCGATACAGTTCAACAATTCATTATTTTACCTTTTCACCCATTCTcatgaaaaaaaagagttaaaaatcCGAACGAATTTGAAACACTTACGaatttatcatatttgattGTTCCAACTTTATCATTTACTCATGAGTAATTAACCagttattttaaaatccaataaCCAAAATATTCACTGGGAGAattgaattaatatattttccaaACAAGTACTAACTCTTTAGCTTATTTAATGCAGGTAAACCATTTCTAAATAGATCTTTTGGGTGGGTCAACGTGAAAGATGTTGCCAACGCTCATATTCTGGCTTATGAGATCGCTTCGGCCAGTGGAAGATACTGTTTGTCCGAGAGAGTCATACACTACTCTGAGCTTGCTAGGACTTTACGTGATTTGTATCCTACATTTCAAATTCCAgataagtaagtttaattttataaagcatgaattGGAACCCCCATTTTTTAAATTCCTTTTCTAGCAATATGGCTTGTTTGAAAACTCAATTCAACTGGAAAACGAAATTATTTTGTACTGAAATTGATATACTTTTTGACAagtaagataaaaaatttagatgatAAAGTAAATCAAACTTTTGTTGCTATTTAACATCAATTTATgcatattattttttgaattttgttatcTAAACTTTCTAAGCTTAGTTACATAATACACCTTAAATGGCACCCTTCAACTGAGAAATGTGCTCCATCAAATATATTAACTATACCAGTCGTGCTCTCGGGTATCgtggaaaacaaagaaaatgatTACGGTAAACAATTACTTTAGTCCCAAAAGAATAATGCACTGTTAGTTAAAATTTtgaagtatgaaaattaaaaaagaagtcTATGAAAAGTATAATAATGCACTTACTATAAATTTCAGTATCCAAACTTTGTGAATTACTTTCATTTTAGTCCCTGATATTAAccatttgttttcattttagcACTTAAACTTAATCACTTGTTctcattttaatgtttttgaaaaattatcatTGAGATAGCAATAAGTGGTTAAGTTCAAggatcaaaaagaaaataagtaaaatcAGGATTAAATGGTGGTAAAGTTCAAGAACGAAAGTGATAGTAAATGGTGGAGTTCTTGGACCAAAATGGCAGAAAGTGTATCGTGTAGGGGGTTTTCTAATGACAGGAGTAAAGTGACAAAAATTACACTCagattttctttcttaaaattttattactcTTTGAGACCCAGGTTTGCGTAAATTGCATTATTGAAGACTAATGTTGTTTACCCGATCTACGTTAATTTTAAGTTGGTGTAGATGTTTGTGTATGTGTGCACACGTCAGGATTACTATGGTTGCTTTAGTGTACCTAATGACCTATTCCTGAGATTTAATGGTGATGCCATAATTGCATACATTCCATCATATCGGATGTCCAAATAATTTGGACTCCATATGTGTAAAATGATTGTCTCAAGTGAGCTTGTCTTTTAAGCAACTTCTATATAACTTTGACTCCTGTAAATGTCGAATTCCATAGATAATCTACCGTCACTCacttctttctatctttctatatttttgtgtggaaaaatatctttttaacaactttttttgataattcttttacaataatttatgtGATAGTTTGTAATTGGTCCgactaataaaatagtgatataTAATCTGttatcaaaaaattgttaaaaaaaattgttaaaatatcatggtCCGTGTTTGTGTGTGCACACAGAACATTTAAACATTTAGCTTTTGCTTTTAATTACAACATTTGCACTTTCTCAAATCTCAATAATGTTTTCAGGTGTGAGGTCGATGAGCCGTATATGCCAACATACCAGATTTCCACAGACAAGGCAAAGAAGGACTTTGGAATAGAGTTTACTCCTTTGGAAGTGAGTGTCAGGGAGACTGTGGAAAGCTTCAGAGAAAAGA
The Vigna angularis cultivar LongXiaoDou No.4 chromosome 5, ASM1680809v1, whole genome shotgun sequence genome window above contains:
- the LOC108340414 gene encoding phenylacetaldehyde reductase, with the protein product MNETRGKVVCVTGASGFIASWIVKFLLQRGYTVRATVRDKGNPKKVSHLANLEGAKERLHLFKADLLEEGSFDSVVEGCHAVFHTASPVRFVVNNPQAELIDPAVKGTLNVLKSCAKSPSVKRVVLTSSISAVAFTGKPKSPEVVVDETWFSDPDFCRESEFWYTLSKTLAEEAAWKFVNENNIDMIVINPTMVAGPLLQAEINESVEPILNLINGKPFLNRSFGWVNVKDVANAHILAYEIASASGRYCLSERVIHYSELARTLRDLYPTFQIPDKCEVDEPYMPTYQISTDKAKKDFGIEFTPLEVSVRETVESFREKKIINF